The nucleotide window ATTCGTCGCTGAATTACAAAGACGTTCTCGCCTGCCAGGGACATCGCGGCGTTATCCGCAGCCTGCCGCATGTGCCCGGAATCGACTTGGCCGGTACTGTCGTCGCCAGCTCTGACCCCGAATATGCAGAGGGTGATCAGGTGCTGGTTACCGGTTATGAACTGGGGCAAAGTCATTGGGGGGGCTGGGCCGAGTTCGCTCAGGTACCAGCCAGTTGGGTCATCAAGCTGCCGGATTCGCTCAGCCTATTCGAGTCGATGTTCATTGGTACAGCAGGCTTTACCGCCGCACAATGTCTTCAGGCTCTGCAGCGCAACGGCACTGTTCCGAGCAGCGGACCGGTGGTCGTCACTGGCGCTACAGGTGCGGTTGGAAGTTTGGCGGTACGGTTATTAGCCCAGAACGGGTACCAAACGGTGGCGGTTACTGGCAAGCCGGAGCAGGCCGATGCACTGCGAGCCATTGGAGCAAGTCAGGTAATTTCGCGCGAGGAGGTGACCGCTGGCGACGCGTCGCGACCTCTGCAATCGGCCAAGTGGGCAGGCGCGATCGACACCGTTGGAGGAACCATCTTGAGTAGCCTCGTCAAGTCCACCCGCTACGGCGGTTGCGTGGCAGCGTGTGGCTTGGTGGCCGGTGTGCAGTTAGAGATGTCGGTCTATCCCTTCTTGCTGCGTGGTGTCAATTTGTGTGGTGCCGCTTCGGCGGATTGTCCATCGGACATTCGCGTTGATCTCTGGAAAAGACTGGCCAGCGACTGGAAGCCCGGAAAGCTGGATGTGTTGGTACGCGAAGTGGGTCTGGAGGAACTATTGGACTATGTTCCGCGGATGGCCAACGGACAAGTTGCGGGACGTATCGTAGTCAATTGCCAAAAGTAGTTAGCAGCAGTTTGGATTGCGTCCATGCCGGACCTGATTGCCCAAGGACGCCGCCCTCAAGATCGCTGGCGGCGCGCGTTGCCGGATCAGCCGGTGGAATCCATCCTGGGACGCACCAGTCAACCCTGGGCGGTGCGCTGGGATGATCGTATCTCTCGGCAACACGCCACGCTTGTATGGAACGGCACTCGCCTGCAAGTCACTCGGCTGCCCGACTCTCGCAACGCCATCTTCTTTCAGGGACGTCAATGCGACCAGTTTGAAGTGGACATTGGAGAACACTTTGTCATCGGCCAGACAACCTTCACATTGATCGATCAACAAGTCAATTTCTCGCAGGTGCTTTCGCCTGCTGTGGCCGAGCAAACTTTTTCTGCGCAGGCACTGCGTCAGAATAAATACAAGGATGCTGGCCGGCGCATCGAAGCCCTCGGCAAACTGCCCGAAATCATCGCCGGTGCCTCAGACGACTCAGAATTGTGCAGCCGAGTTGTTAACCTGCTGCTGGAAGGCGTACCCCAAGCTAGCTTCGTGGCCATCGTGCGGCTGATAACAGCAGGCGCAGCCAGTGATGATCAACAGACCAACAGCGGCAAAGTATCTAAGCAGTTGGATACTCGCCTTGCCTTGGAGGTTTTGCACTGGGATTGTCGATCGCTGGCCGGTCGAGAGTTTTCGCCCAGCGTCAGCTTGGTTAAAGCCGCTGAACGCTCGGGTCAAAGCGTGCTGCATGTTTGGAATCGCTCGATTAGCGATGCAAATGATTTTACACAAAGTGAGAACGTAGATTGGGCATTTTGTACGCCCGTATTGTCGGACTCTTGCCCCGGTTGGGCGATCTACGTGGCCGGAGACTTCCCCTCCGCCGGGCTTTTGAGCATCGAGATGCCGGCCGCCGATCAATTGCAAGACGACTTGAAGTTTACCGAGCTAGCCGCGACCACCCTGGGTGCCTTGCGCCAAGTAAGGATGTTGCAGCGACGTCAAGATAGTCTGAGCAACTTCTTTGCCCCCGTCGTTTTGAGTGCGCTGTCGGGCCGTGACCCAGACCAAGTGTTGGCTCCGCGCCAAACCAACGTCTCCGTACTGTTTTGTGATCTGCAAGGCTTTTCCAAACACAGCGAGGCAGCCGACGAGTTACTTGAACTGCTGCAACGCGTTAGCGGTGCGTTGGGAGTCATGACGCACCATATTCTGGCCGGTGGGGGCGTGGTGGGCGATTTTCATGGCGATGCTGCCATGGGCTTTTGGGGTTGGCCCCTGGCTGATTCGTCTTACATCCAAAAAACATGTCAAGCAGCCGTCGAGATTCGACGCGAATTCTTGCGCTCAGCCGCCGAACCAGATCATCCGCTGGCTAATTTTTTGGCAGGTCTAGGAATTGCCACCGGACCAGCGGTCGCCGGCAGGATCGGTACGGCGGATCAAGTGAAGGTCACGGTGTTTGGACCAGTCGTCAATCTGGCATCGCGGTTGGAGAGTATGACTCGGCAACTGCGTGCTTCCATCTTGATTGACGAAGCTACTGCTCAGTGGGTACGAAGTCACGCATCGTCCACCGAACTGCGGGTACGCCGCGTCGCTCGTATTTTGCCGTACGGTATGACGACTCCCCTGGTAGTCAGTGAATTATTGCCACCCGCAGGGCCAGATTGTATTCTGACGGACGAGCACCTTCTCAGGTACGAACGCGCGCTGGATTGTTTTTTGAGAGGCCAGTGGCAAGATGCTTTTCGCTTGCTGCACGAGGTGCCGGCAGAAGATCAAGTCAAGGATTTTATTACCTTCCAAATCGCGCAGCACCATCGTACGGCACCAGTCAATTGGGACGGGATCATTCGATTGCCCAGTAAATAAGGCGTGCTGAATGTATGTCATTGAAAACCCTGTTTTGCAACGCGAGTTGTTGACGAATCTGCGAGCGGCGCGGGGGTTTGTGTTGATGTTGGTCTATCAGTTGGCTCTGGCCAGCGTGCTGTTGATGGTCTACCCATCGGGACAGCGAGTCGATCTGTCGACCGATTCGTCTATAGCTTTGCAACTGGTTGATCTATTCTTCTTGGGACAGTACATCTTGGCATCACTGATGGCTCCCACATTTGCAGCTGGTGCAATCAGCGGCGAGAAGGAACGCAAGACCTACGAAATGCTGTTGGCCAGTCCGCTCAGGCCGTGGGCGATTGTAATCGGCAAACTGGTGGCATCGTTAACTCACTTGGTCGTGCTAATCATCGCGTCACTGCCGATCATCATGTTGGCTTTGCCGCTGGGCGGCGTCAGTATTTGGGAGTTGCTGGCGGCTTACTTGTGGTTGATGATCTCGGTGGTGTTATTCGGTTCGATTGGTCTGGCATGTAGTTGCGTATTTCGTCGCACGGCAGCTTCGCTGGTCGTGACGTACTTGCTGATTTTTCCGTTGGCAATCGCTGGTGCTCTGTTTTGGCGCGGTCTGGCCAGTAACGGCGATGTACGACTGTTTCTAACGGTGTTCGTTTTGCCGCCCATCTACTTGGGAGTCAGCGGAGTCTTATGCCACTGGACGGCCCGACGTCTTCTGTATCCGCCCGATGTCGGCAGCGAAGGTAAGGAAGTGGTCGATCTGGAGGAAGAGACCAAGCATGCAGTGGGCATGATTATTCAGCGCGACCAATTTCCCGATCGCTTGTTTGCTCCGCCACGCCGCCTGGCGCTGATGCGCGATGACGCCAATCCGGTGTACGACAAGGAGATTCACGCAGAGCTGTTCAGTCAAGGCACGCTAATGTTGCGCTTGGTGATTCAAATCAGCATGTTGCTGGCCATACCGTTGATGGGCTATCTGCTGTTTATTGCTCCGCGCTACTGCGCCTGGTATTTCTGTTACGTCATCGTGTTTAATATTCTGGTTGCTCCAGTTTTCTCCGCAGGCAGCTTGACTAGCGAGCGCGAGCGGCAAACGCTGGAACTGTTGCTGACCACTCAACTTCGACCGGGGCAGATTATCTGGGGTAAGCTGTTGGCAGGCTTTCGCGTGTCCTATGTGCTGACTCTGTTTTTGCTGTGGCCCATCGTACTGGCTTTGGTGCTGAACATGGCCGTCTTCGGCAGCAACTGGCTGTCAATTCTAGCCTTGTTTGCCATCGTAACCTTAGCGGCCGCATTCAATTCAGTCAGCGCCCTAGTGTGTTCTGCCCTCAGCCGAAAGACATCGGTGGCGATGCTGACGAGCTACTCCGTACTGTTGGCGGTCTATTTCTTGCCAGTGGCTGTTTGGTATTTGAGCGAGACGGTCGGCCAGTGGCAGGGGTTGACTGGCCTGAACCGGATCGGAGTCGCTAGTCCGTTGATGACCTGTTTCTGGGTCCCCCTGGATTCTAACGTTATACCTGGTGCCGAAGGTGCATCAGGCAACGGCGGTGATTGGCTGGTGGTCTTGTCGTACTTGGCAGTCACTGGAACCTTGATTGCCACCGCCTGGGGTATTCTGATCGCCGTCCTGGGCAACCGCTGGGGAATGACAGGGCGATAGGGGGCTGATTGATTCAAAATGGAATACTGATCATGGACATATTGATAATCGGCTGCTGGGTACCGACCACGCCGCAGGGTTTTCGAGTACTGAGTACAGAGTAGTCTGTTGGCCCCAATCAGACTCTCGAGTTCCACATCACTCCTTCCCCATTATCAGTTTTCATTTATCCCTTCTCAATCCTTCCCTCTTGCTAGCAAAGACTACAACAGATTGGCGGACTTTGCGGCGCAGATTCAATCTGTTCAAGTTCTTTTGCCGATATTAAAGCAAGGGCGGATTGCCGCCGATGAACGGAAAGGATGCCGATGAGCTATGCACTTCGATCAACACTCGCGCTGGGATCCCTATTGTTGGTGACCCAAAGCGGCTGCCTAACGCTAACCGGACTGTTGGGGGCCAAGAAGGAATCTTTGTACGATACCAGCCTGCTGAAAGCGCAAGGCTTTTCAGTGCCTCCCGGCGGCATGCCCAGCCCGCTGCCCGATTCACTGACGGTAGATGCCAACAGTATCGTAGTTGAAGTCCGCAATCCAGAACCGCACCTGACGGCCATTACACTACCGTCGGATCGTGCGGTGACTGTAGAAGACCTCGCCCAGCGAATGAGGTGGTCCGATCAATTGGGCGCTTGCAACGTGTACATCATGCGCCCCAATGGCGCTCAGCCACCAGTGCGGCTTGATTTGCAGCTGAGCTCTAAAGGTCAGTCGTCCAGTCCAGTAACCAACTACGCCCTGCATGCTCGCGACCACATCATCGTGGTGGGCGGCGGCAGTAGCACGCTGGAAAGATTCCTGGATAGGCAGCTTGGCGTACAGTAATTGCCAATTGACATTAGAGCGTTCCGAGCGCCCAGGTTTTCAATCGTTACCCGCAGCGGCTGTTTTGAAGGTGCGATTTTTTGCCTGGGAATCGTACTTGACTCAATGAAATGGTACTCATGATCGTACTCGAAATGCACTGTTCGAGTAGAAATACGAGTACCGCCAGGGGCTGAGTACGAGTACGAACCACCAGTTCATGGGGCGTTTCCGGGCGATTAAACATGAACTGCGCAACCTCAAAAGCGTCAGCGCGAGGTATGGCATACTTTTAATCGCCTGCTATTCTTCGCAACTTGTTCCTCGCTCACGCAGCGGCCTGCAGAAACACCCTGCCCTTCCCCATCTTTAACCAAAACACCACAGGCCAGTTACCTGGCCTGCGGTGCTCAGTTGCCATACTAGTGAGTTGACCGTCAACTCCGCGAAAAAAGCTAGATGGCCTGAACGCTCTCGATCTCTGCGGCCAAACGCTTGCGCGCGATGTGCAATCGCCGCTTGATCGTTCCGATTGGAGCTTCAAAATAGGCCGCCATTTCAATCAACGACTGGCCGCCCATGTAAAATGCTTCTAATGTCTGACGGTCGGTCTCCCCTAGCCGTTCCAGGCTGCTGTGTACCTGCTGACAGCGTTCGTTACGCAGCAGAATATCCAGAGGATTGCGCGCCCCCAAGTCTTCGTGTTCCATCGCATCAACATCTGCACATCCAACCGCGCTGCGGCGAGTCAGCCGATTGATGGCCATGCGCCGCACGATTTGACGCAGCCAGCCGCCGAAGGCTTCAGGCATCCGCAACTGCTCGATTCGCTGGAACGCCTGGATGAAGACATCCTGGACCAACTCTTCGGCCTCGTCCCAATTCCCCAGCTTGCGAAAGGCCAACGCCAGCGTCGACTGGTAGTATCGCTCGTACAACTGGCACTGGGCCTGACGATCGCCCCGCTTGGCATCCAGGACTAAGTCCACCAGCGACTGGCAAGTAATAGACTCTTCTGCTTCTACGATCATGATCACTGACTCTCTCTCATTTTCCGGCCAGTGTCGGTGTGGGTGACCGAATCACACGAGGCCGGTGTAGACTGGCTTTGATGGTTGGTCGCATCCCGATTCAGCGATCGTCAGCTACAAACTGAGGTAGCGGAGCGCTGATTAGGGTTTGCGTGGATGAGAGGCTTGGCAATTGTTGCCCTGGGGACGCGTCGAGCGAACCTCAGCGGGCAATCTTTAACGAGCTTCTCACACCTGTCTGCAAGCTTGAAGTTCTTGGTCCAAGCCGCATTTTCCTTGTCAGACCTGTCGGGAGTTTATCCCAAACGTCGTCTGACCTCATCCAATCTGGCGGCCTGAACCGCCACGGCCACCGGGCATACAGACACGGCCACCACAGCGCTTGTTGGCCATATCAATCCGGCATGAAAGCCCGATTGATGCCCAAAATGCTGACTGCGCCCATAGGCTGTCGAGCATTTATAGGCTGGCCGGCGCGTTGATCGCCGAAACCCAGCAAGTTCACGCATCGCGGTGAGCTGGAGGATATGACGCAGCACGCTCGTAGCATTCACCAGGCAGCCGGCAATGCGACTGAATGTGGATGTGATTGAGCTGTTAATATTTGTGCTACGCATGATATTCCTCCGCCACGCCATCCTGGGACGTGAACTGAGAGAGACAAAATTAAACACGGGCCGATACACACATGGCATCGGTAACAGGCCGTAAAGCCCCCGCCCTTGGGTTGCCCTCCCCGCAGGGAAGGCAGTAAAGAGCTTAACTCAGGACCACCGTTTTCACAAACGGAAAACGGCTAGGAGTGAAAAATCCGCCAATTTCATCCCCACGGGACAACACCGGCGGCGCTACCACCCGCCCAAGTTCTAGTAGGTAAGACGGCACTCAAGCAGCCAGGTTCACATGAATTCTGGAGATTTTTCGGAAATCTCCCAAAATCCTGCCCTATTCGGTTGGAGATCCCTCTGGCGTATGGGTATCCAGCAACTGCTCAAGTTGCTGCGGGGTGTTGAACGCAAAATGGCTTGGAGGGGTGGCGGTGGATCGTGAATGAATTGAAACACTAGCATCGGCAGCGAGCGATTTCAATGCGCGGTCGCCGGCTTGCCAACGCTGTCGAAGTTGCGACAACAACCGCGTGTGATACAGTCCAGGAATCATGGTGATGGGATCGCTCGACCGTGGGCCGTCTAATTGCCAAATGACGATCTGATAGGGAACAGTAGGTTCCTCAGAGGTATGCGAGGGATTCCAGAGGTCTTGAATGGGCAGTAGCCACGCGGCGCGCCATAAGAATTGATCACAGGCCAGCAGTAGAATCCATCCTGGTCCATATCGCTGAAGGCGATGGTCCAGCGCGGTGACGAGCCCTCCCAGCGGGCCAGTACCGGGGTCGAGGTCTACCAGCGACTGGATGCCTAAATCGTGATAGCGGTCGCTCCTATCGGCAATGATCCAACAGTCGTGGCCCTGGCTGCGTAATTGATCGCGCAATCGCAGCAACTGCGGCTGTCCAGCAACGATGGCTCGGGCCTTGTCATCGGGGAATCTGCGACTGCGGCCTCCGGCCAAAATATACGCAGGTGGTAGGTCGCCTGACGACTTTTCAACTGAGGGGACCATCGTGGGGCGCTACTTATAGAACTGTAGCCACCGTCGCTAGACGGTGGAGCGAGAAATTATTTCCGATCGTCGGCAGGATTTCCATGGCTTCGACCAATTCCCAACCATACGATGCACAGCCAGCCGATCATCAAGCACAATCCACCGCTCGGTACGATGGCCCAATGGCCAAGCACACCCAGCAAAGAGATGCTGTACAGTCCACCACAGAACAGCGCAATTCCCAACATCCACAAGACCGCTGCCAGTTGCGCAGGCCGACGGCGACTGACTGCCGATAGTCCCAGCGCCAACAACGCGACGCTATGCACCATTTGATACCGTACGCCTACCTCGCATTGCTGCACTCGCTTGACGATTGCATCCGGCTCGAGCGCCTGTCGCTGAAGGTTCTCAGGCAAACCGTGGGCTGCGTAGGCTCCGAGCATGACCGACAATCCACCGACGATTCCCGCCGCAATGATGATAACTCTGGACATAAGTTGCTCGCCGAAATCGATCACAGGCCGTACAGAGGAAACAATTTAGATCGCAGATAGTCAATCAGAGGCTGATGACTGAGTGGTTGGCCCGTCGTCATGTGAATCAATTCGGCGGGTACGTAACAAGCGCCCAGAGCATGAATCTTTGATCTAAGCCACTCCAGCAGAGGTTCAAAATCGCCCTGCCCTATCCGTTGCTCCAGGTCTCCCACATCGCGTTGGGCGGCCTGCATCAATTGAGCTGCATACAGATTGCCCAGTGTGTAGGTAGGGAAATATCCGATCAGGCCGGCGCTCCAGTGTACATCCTGCAAGATGCCATCACGCGGCGAAGGTGGATTGATGCCCAGGTAGTGCTGGTAGCGCTGATTCCAAGCCTCTGGAGCATCGTCGACGGTCAGTTGACCACCAATAAGCTGTTGTTCCAGCTCGAAGCGAATCAGGATGTGCAGGTTGTAGGTGACTTCATCCGCTTCGACACGAATCAACGACGGCCAGACCAGATTCACATCGCCATAAATGTCATCAGCGCTCAGGCCATCCCAGGCTCCACCGACCATTTTTGAAAGCGGCGGAAAGGCCCATCGCCAAAACGCCTGACTGCGCCCAACGAAATTCTCCCACAAGCGCGACTGCGATTCATGCACGCCCAAGCTGACATACTTGCCGGCTGGCAGGCCGTACCAATCGGTAAGCAGTCCCTGTTCATACAGACCGTGGCCGGCCTCGTGCAGTGTGCCGTAGAATCCGCAGGGGAAATACTCTGGCTGGTACCGCGTCAGTATTCTGCAATCGTGAGGTCCCAGCGTGGTGCAAAACGGATGGCTGGTCTCATCCAATCTACCGCGCTGAAAGCTGTAGCCAATCTGCTCGGATATCCAACGACTAGTTTTTCGTTGACATGCGACGTCAATCGGACGCTGCCATGTTCGTCCAGCAGGGCGTCGAGGGGCACCGCCCAGCACCTGCACAAGTTCTGCCAGTGCATCCCGCAGGGCTGCGAAAACGGCCTGCAAGTTAGTGACAGATTCTTCCAAATTGGATGGCGCACCGTCTACCGTAGGCTCACTGACTTCGCCCGTGCGAGCCCCCATTTCGTATTGATCTAGCAGCGAGTCGTACAGCGAGCCGCCGTCGTGCAGCAGTTGGGCCTGCTGTCGCTTGAGCTGCACGATCTGCTGCAGGTGAGGACGAAACAGCGACCAGTCATCTTGATGACGCGCCGTTTCCCAAGCTTGTTGTCCCAGCACGGTAGCGCGAGCCAGTGCCTGAACCAAGTCGGTTGGCAAGCGAGCATTCTTGTGATATTCGCGATACAGGAGCCGCAGAGAACTTGCTTGCTGAAGAGTTAAGTCAAGCGAATCAGCCTTCGCGTTCAATTTTTGCAGACGCTCGGCGTACTCAGGAGCCACCTGGCGCTGATGGATCATACCGCTGAGCTGCGTGATCTGCTCGGCGCGGTACGCTCCGGCCTGAGTGGGTAAGCCTGTTCGGTCATCCCATTCCAGCAGTGCTTGCGTCGCCTCCAGCATTGCTGTTTGGCGAGCATCCTGAAAAAGTGCCTCCAGTTCCGTCAGCGCATCCATTGGCTAGTGATCCTTCCTGTGTTGAACTGCAGCTAGAATTGTTACTGACCGTTTAAGCCGAATGCTTTACTCGCAGATGGTGGACCGGTGCGAGGCCAATGCTACCGGAGTTGAATGACCTTTCTCGCGTTTACTACGTAGGAGCAATTATCGAGCAGCTTGCGCTGGCCCGGCAGGTCTCACTCTACGAATTGCTTCATGGTCATTCTCGTATAACCGGCGTGCGCACCGGGCCGCGCGAACTGCGAATTGCCATTGTCCGCGCGAATGTCCTAGCAATCGCGAGGCGTTGTCACGCGGTTAGGCGCTGGCATACTCGCGGTTCGTGACGATGCCGGGCATGGGGACGGGGTACTTGCCATCGGCACTGGCGGGCAGCGGCGAAGGGCTGGTCGGAGTCAGCTGGTCGATCCCCGGAGCGAATTCGTGGTCATGCTCCATGAACTCTTCGAGGGTAATCCGTTGGCCGGTATGGCAAGCCATGCGCCCCATGCTGGTCACCAGACTGGCCATTACGCCGCGCGGTACTTCGTTGTAGGGAGTGTTATTGCGAATAGCCGCGATCAAGTTGTTCCACTCCAGTTGATACGGGTTGGGCTCGCCACGATCGAACCGCCAGGCGATTTCAGAGCGGTTGAAGCGCTGGCCGTTGTAAATTCGGCAATGAGCCGGTGAATGCCCGCGAGCAGAAATCGTGGCACAGCGTTTTGATCCATGCACAAAGCTGGCAAACTCATTGTGGCAGCCCGGAATGGTACGACCGTTTAGAAACAGCTTGGTACCATCTTCAAAGGTATACTCAACCGAGTAAGTATCAAAATTTTGGTCAATGTCTTCGCCGCGATAATGTCGGCCTCCAGAACCGATGGCTTCTACCGGCCAGGCATCTTTGATCCAGCAACACTCGTCGATATTATGGATCAGAAAGTCGCTGAACGCTCCACCGCTGAGCCACAGGAAGGAATGGAAACGCTGGATCTGGTAATCCAGTTCACTGATGCCTTCTGGCTTCGGGCCGGTAGCAGCTGAGCCGGTTGGGCCTGCCATGCGATAGGCGCGCAGCATCAACACATCGCCGATTTCGCCATCGCGAATGCGCTTGACCAGTTCGTGGCGCGCTTCACAGTGGCGGCACATCAAACCCACAGCGGCTTTGATGTTTTTGGCGTCAGCCAGTTTCGACAACTCCAACATGCGTTTACTGGTAGGCGCATCGACCGTAACTGGCTTTTCCATAAACACATTGAGTCCACGCTCGATGGCATAGCGGAATTGAACCCAGCGAAAGGCCGGCGGCGTTGTCAGAATCACCACGTCGCCTGGACGCAAACAATCCATAGCCAGCTTGTACGCGTCGAAACCAATAAATCGGCGATCTTCCGGCACATCAACTTTGTCACCAAGCTGGCCTGACAAGCCTTGGAAACTGGATTGCAGCCGATTGTCGAATACATCAGCCATGGCAACCAGCTTCATCGGTTCGTTGGGCACCGATAGAGCGTTGGTCGCAGCTCCCGATCCGCGACCACCGCAACCGACGAGCGCCACTTGGATCGTTTCATCGTCGGCAGCGTGAACGGTTCGCATGGCTCCTGCTACTAGCGCCGTGGCGGCAGTGGCGGTGGCCGAATCTCGCAGGAATCCGCGTCGATTGGATGGCTCTTGAATTGAGGATGCTTGTTCAGATTGAATATGCGTAGTCATGTCGAATGCTCCTGTGAATCGAATTGTTAATGGATTGTCTGGCGAGTCATTGCAATGGGTGGGCCGTCGCAAGCCGACCAATCACTTTCAACGTTCTTTGCTGCTTTTCATAAGCAATGGGCCTACTATCACACTTGCGTCGGCCTGCTGGTCCTACCCTACATGTCTGCAAGCGCCCCCGTGAATCACTTACTCAAGTCCTTGGTGTCGATGTTTGCTTTGGGGCCGGTACGCTCGACCTGGACCGGTTCGGATTTTTCCCATTTGTCATCTTTCTCTTGTTGGCTGGGCTCGACTAGTGGTCGGACGACTCGAAAGCCCACATGCAGAGCATCGGTCAGATACCAAATGCTCTTGGGAATTTGTGGGTCTTGACGTTTCCAATCTTCGGTTGAACCCTGGCGGGCGGCACTACGGCAGTCCTCGGCAAACTGATTCCACCCGCCACCACGCACCACACGTGGGTCCAGGGTCTTGGGAACTGCCAGTGGATCAAGGGGTTGATCGGTGACCAACGTGTAACCGGCTTCATCATACTGGTCCAAGACCCATTCAGCCACGTTGCCGTGCATGTCATGCAAGCCCCACGCGTTAGGCTTCTTCCTGCCGACCTTC belongs to Pirellulaceae bacterium and includes:
- a CDS encoding oxidoreductase, encoding MAVPDSIRCIFVDKVNDVPQPSVQNIAASRFPQGEVTIRIAYSSLNYKDVLACQGHRGVIRSLPHVPGIDLAGTVVASSDPEYAEGDQVLVTGYELGQSHWGGWAEFAQVPASWVIKLPDSLSLFESMFIGTAGFTAAQCLQALQRNGTVPSSGPVVVTGATGAVGSLAVRLLAQNGYQTVAVTGKPEQADALRAIGASQVISREEVTAGDASRPLQSAKWAGAIDTVGGTILSSLVKSTRYGGCVAACGLVAGVQLEMSVYPFLLRGVNLCGAASADCPSDIRVDLWKRLASDWKPGKLDVLVREVGLEELLDYVPRMANGQVAGRIVVNCQK
- a CDS encoding adenylate/guanylate cyclase domain-containing protein, yielding MPDLIAQGRRPQDRWRRALPDQPVESILGRTSQPWAVRWDDRISRQHATLVWNGTRLQVTRLPDSRNAIFFQGRQCDQFEVDIGEHFVIGQTTFTLIDQQVNFSQVLSPAVAEQTFSAQALRQNKYKDAGRRIEALGKLPEIIAGASDDSELCSRVVNLLLEGVPQASFVAIVRLITAGAASDDQQTNSGKVSKQLDTRLALEVLHWDCRSLAGREFSPSVSLVKAAERSGQSVLHVWNRSISDANDFTQSENVDWAFCTPVLSDSCPGWAIYVAGDFPSAGLLSIEMPAADQLQDDLKFTELAATTLGALRQVRMLQRRQDSLSNFFAPVVLSALSGRDPDQVLAPRQTNVSVLFCDLQGFSKHSEAADELLELLQRVSGALGVMTHHILAGGGVVGDFHGDAAMGFWGWPLADSSYIQKTCQAAVEIRREFLRSAAEPDHPLANFLAGLGIATGPAVAGRIGTADQVKVTVFGPVVNLASRLESMTRQLRASILIDEATAQWVRSHASSTELRVRRVARILPYGMTTPLVVSELLPPAGPDCILTDEHLLRYERALDCFLRGQWQDAFRLLHEVPAEDQVKDFITFQIAQHHRTAPVNWDGIIRLPSK
- a CDS encoding ABC transporter permease subunit gives rise to the protein MYVIENPVLQRELLTNLRAARGFVLMLVYQLALASVLLMVYPSGQRVDLSTDSSIALQLVDLFFLGQYILASLMAPTFAAGAISGEKERKTYEMLLASPLRPWAIVIGKLVASLTHLVVLIIASLPIIMLALPLGGVSIWELLAAYLWLMISVVLFGSIGLACSCVFRRTAASLVVTYLLIFPLAIAGALFWRGLASNGDVRLFLTVFVLPPIYLGVSGVLCHWTARRLLYPPDVGSEGKEVVDLEEETKHAVGMIIQRDQFPDRLFAPPRRLALMRDDANPVYDKEIHAELFSQGTLMLRLVIQISMLLAIPLMGYLLFIAPRYCAWYFCYVIVFNILVAPVFSAGSLTSERERQTLELLLTTQLRPGQIIWGKLLAGFRVSYVLTLFLLWPIVLALVLNMAVFGSNWLSILALFAIVTLAAAFNSVSALVCSALSRKTSVAMLTSYSVLLAVYFLPVAVWYLSETVGQWQGLTGLNRIGVASPLMTCFWVPLDSNVIPGAEGASGNGGDWLVVLSYLAVTGTLIATAWGILIAVLGNRWGMTGR
- a CDS encoding sigma-70 family RNA polymerase sigma factor gives rise to the protein MIVEAEESITCQSLVDLVLDAKRGDRQAQCQLYERYYQSTLALAFRKLGNWDEAEELVQDVFIQAFQRIEQLRMPEAFGGWLRQIVRRMAINRLTRRSAVGCADVDAMEHEDLGARNPLDILLRNERCQQVHSSLERLGETDRQTLEAFYMGGQSLIEMAAYFEAPIGTIKRRLHIARKRLAAEIESVQAI
- a CDS encoding molybdenum cofactor guanylyltransferase; the protein is MVPSVEKSSGDLPPAYILAGGRSRRFPDDKARAIVAGQPQLLRLRDQLRSQGHDCWIIADRSDRYHDLGIQSLVDLDPGTGPLGGLVTALDHRLQRYGPGWILLLACDQFLWRAAWLLPIQDLWNPSHTSEEPTVPYQIVIWQLDGPRSSDPITMIPGLYHTRLLSQLRQRWQAGDRALKSLAADASVSIHSRSTATPPSHFAFNTPQQLEQLLDTHTPEGSPTE
- a CDS encoding DUF423 domain-containing protein is translated as MSRVIIIAAGIVGGLSVMLGAYAAHGLPENLQRQALEPDAIVKRVQQCEVGVRYQMVHSVALLALGLSAVSRRRPAQLAAVLWMLGIALFCGGLYSISLLGVLGHWAIVPSGGLCLMIGWLCIVWLGIGRSHGNPADDRK
- a CDS encoding carboxypeptidase M32; translated protein: MDALTELEALFQDARQTAMLEATQALLEWDDRTGLPTQAGAYRAEQITQLSGMIHQRQVAPEYAERLQKLNAKADSLDLTLQQASSLRLLYREYHKNARLPTDLVQALARATVLGQQAWETARHQDDWSLFRPHLQQIVQLKRQQAQLLHDGGSLYDSLLDQYEMGARTGEVSEPTVDGAPSNLEESVTNLQAVFAALRDALAELVQVLGGAPRRPAGRTWQRPIDVACQRKTSRWISEQIGYSFQRGRLDETSHPFCTTLGPHDCRILTRYQPEYFPCGFYGTLHEAGHGLYEQGLLTDWYGLPAGKYVSLGVHESQSRLWENFVGRSQAFWRWAFPPLSKMVGGAWDGLSADDIYGDVNLVWPSLIRVEADEVTYNLHILIRFELEQQLIGGQLTVDDAPEAWNQRYQHYLGINPPSPRDGILQDVHWSAGLIGYFPTYTLGNLYAAQLMQAAQRDVGDLEQRIGQGDFEPLLEWLRSKIHALGACYVPAELIHMTTGQPLSHQPLIDYLRSKLFPLYGL
- a CDS encoding Gfo/Idh/MocA family oxidoreductase, encoding MTTHIQSEQASSIQEPSNRRGFLRDSATATAATALVAGAMRTVHAADDETIQVALVGCGGRGSGAATNALSVPNEPMKLVAMADVFDNRLQSSFQGLSGQLGDKVDVPEDRRFIGFDAYKLAMDCLRPGDVVILTTPPAFRWVQFRYAIERGLNVFMEKPVTVDAPTSKRMLELSKLADAKNIKAAVGLMCRHCEARHELVKRIRDGEIGDVLMLRAYRMAGPTGSAATGPKPEGISELDYQIQRFHSFLWLSGGAFSDFLIHNIDECCWIKDAWPVEAIGSGGRHYRGEDIDQNFDTYSVEYTFEDGTKLFLNGRTIPGCHNEFASFVHGSKRCATISARGHSPAHCRIYNGQRFNRSEIAWRFDRGEPNPYQLEWNNLIAAIRNNTPYNEVPRGVMASLVTSMGRMACHTGQRITLEEFMEHDHEFAPGIDQLTPTSPSPLPASADGKYPVPMPGIVTNREYASA